Genomic DNA from Thermofilum sp.:
CAAGCTCGTGGAGACGCGGCGTGGGGGTAAGTCTAGGGGGGTGTGCCACCTCACAGAGTTCGGCCTTCAAGTGCTTGCAGCCTACCGCGAAGCGCTGAGAGCTGTCTACGAGAGAATTCCGGGCTGAAATTCATTCAACCGAGTAGTAGCGATAAGCACTCGGCTTCTCCTTAATAATGTGCATTATGTATAACTCGGAATACATAAAATTCGCGATACAGTATTAGGTCGCAGCGGTGAGGGGTTTGGAGCAGCTCTTCATCCTAGTTCTACCCGAGCTGTGCACCGGCTGCAAGTCCTGCGAGATCGCGTGCGCAGTCGAGCATTCGCGGACGAAGTGCATATACACTGCTCACTTGGAGGAACCTCGCCCGGTTCCGAGAATTCGCGTACTACTGGCTGACGGGTACTCGGTACCTATGCGTTGCCAGCACTGCGCGGATGCCCCCTGCATGGCTGTATGCCCCACGAAGGCGATCTCCAGGTCGCCGGAAGGTTTCATCCTGCTGGACAGCGCTAAGTGCATCGGCTGTCTTATGTGCGCGCAGGCGTGCCCCTTCGGCGCGGTCAGGCTTGACACCGCCCTGAGGGTAGCGGTTAAGTGCGACTTCTGCTTCGAGAGAGTCAGGCAGGGCAGGCAGCCTGCCTGCGCGGAGGCCTGCCCTACGAGAGCGCTGCGCTTCGGCACTCTTGAGGAGCTTATGGCGCAGGTCGCGGGAGCTAAAGCACGCGAGGTTCTCAAAAGGCTCTCATCCGAGGCCGGCATCCTGGTGGCTAAGCCTGAGAGGGAAAGGGGTGTTGAGACCCCGATGAGCCCCGCGTTCGTCCGGGAGATGTACAGGGGAGCGGGGTGGGTGTAATGAGTGAGGCAAGGAGGTTGAGAGTTAGAGTTCCCGCCGGTGAGGTAACTATCAACCCTGCAGCTGCAGAGCTCATCGAGAAGGCGGAGAGGGAGGGGGTCGAGACCGCGTGGCACAGGCACCTCGAGCAGCAGCCGCAGTGCGGCTTCGGTCTCCTAGGTATTTGCTGCAGGAACTGCATGCTGGGACCCTGCAGGATAGACCCCTTCGGCTACGGCCCAGCGAGAGGAGTCTGCGGTGCGGACGCCGACACGATCGTTGCCAGGAATATCGTCAGGATGATCGCCGCAGGTGCAGCGTCGCACAGTGACCACGCGCGAGATATTCTTCACGTGTTCGAGCTGGTGGGTGAGGGCAAGACCGCGGCGTACAAGGTCACCGACCCCGAGAAGCTCAGAGCGGTTGCTAGCGCCCTAGGGATACCGGTGGAGGGTAGGAGCGACCAGGAGATCGTGAGGGATCTCGCTCACGTGCTAGCTCACGAGTTCGGCAAGCCGGGGGAGGAGCCGCTGAAGCTTCTGCTAGCGCTCGCGCCGAAGAGGAGGAAGGAGCTCTGGAGCAAGTTGGGCGTGATGCCCAGAGCGATCGACAGGGAGGTTAATGAGTGCATGCACAGGACGCACATGGGCGTGGACGCCGACCCCGTCAACTTGCTGCTTCACGGCGTGAGGACGAGCCTCGCGGACGGCTGGAGCGGCTCCATGATGGCTACTTTTCTCAGCGACATCCTCTTCGGGACCCCGAAGCCCGTAAAGTTTGCCGCGAACCTAGGCGTTCTAAGAGAGGATGCTGTCAACATCATCGTCCACGGCCACAACCCAATCCTCTCAATGAAGATAGCAGAGGTCGCGCTGAGCCAGGAGATGCAGGAGCTCGCGAAGAAGTACGGCGCTAACGGGGTCAACGTGGCCGGCATATGCTGCACCGGTAACGAGGTGCTCATGAGGCTCGGCGTTCCGGCTATCGGCAACCTCCTGCTCCAGGAGCTCGCCATAATCACAGGCGCAGTTGAGGCCATGGTCGTTGACTACCAGTGCGTCATGCCGGCTCTCGCGTCCCTAGCGGAGTGCTACCACACTAAGCTGATCACTACGGAGCCGAAGGCGAAGATCCCTGGCGCTGTGCACATCGAGTTCGACCCCGCGAAAGCCGATGAGATAGCTAAGAGGATAGTCAAGCTCGCTATCGAGAACTACCCCAACAGGAAGAAGGAGAGGGTTCACATCCCCAAAGAGAAGATGGAGGCTGTTGCCGGCTTCAGCGTGGAAGCCATTCTTAAAGCGCTGGGCGGCTCCCTCGAACCTCTGCTCAACGCGCTGAAAGACGGGACTATCAAGGGCATCGTCGGCATTGTAGGCTGCAACAACCCGAAGGTGAAGCAGAATTACGGTCACATCACTCTCACCGAGAAGCTGATCGCCAACGACATCCTGGTAGTAGGCACCGGCTGCTGGGCGATGGCTGCGGCAGCGCACGGCCTCCTCAAGCCCGAGGCAGCGGAGAAAGCCGGGCCGGGTCTCCGCAAAATCTGCGAGGCGCTGGGCATACCTCCCGCTCTGCACATGGGTAGCTGCGTGGACTGCAGCCGCATCCTGATCGCTCTGACGGCTATGGCTGAAGCTCTAGGTGTAGATATCTCCGACCTACCCGTCGCCGGCTCAGCCCCAGAGTGGTACAGCGAGAAAGCTGTCGCTATAGGAACCTACTTCGTCGCCACAGGAGTCTTCGTCCACCTCGGTGTCGTGCCGCCAGTCCTCGGCAGCAAGAAGGTCACTAAGCTGCTCACGGAGGACATCGAGGGCGTGTTCGGAGGAAAGTTCTACGTCGAGCCAGACCCCGTGAAAGCAGCGGACACTATCATCAAGGTGATAATGGAGAAGAGAAAGAAGCTCGGCTGGCCCACTTAAAATCGCTCTTTTTTACCGGTGTTTTTAATGAAAGTTGTTGTTACGGGTAAAGGTGGGACGGGGAAGACGAGCACCGCGGCCGCTCTCTCGCTGCAGCTAGCTGAGATGGGCTACAAGGTTCTCGCGATAGATGCAGACTCCTTTCCGAACCTCGCCAGGAGCCTCG
This window encodes:
- a CDS encoding 4Fe-4S dicluster domain-containing protein, whose protein sequence is MEQLFILVLPELCTGCKSCEIACAVEHSRTKCIYTAHLEEPRPVPRIRVLLADGYSVPMRCQHCADAPCMAVCPTKAISRSPEGFILLDSAKCIGCLMCAQACPFGAVRLDTALRVAVKCDFCFERVRQGRQPACAEACPTRALRFGTLEELMAQVAGAKAREVLKRLSSEAGILVAKPERERGVETPMSPAFVREMYRGAGWV
- the cooS gene encoding anaerobic carbon-monoxide dehydrogenase catalytic subunit, with the translated sequence MSEARRLRVRVPAGEVTINPAAAELIEKAEREGVETAWHRHLEQQPQCGFGLLGICCRNCMLGPCRIDPFGYGPARGVCGADADTIVARNIVRMIAAGAASHSDHARDILHVFELVGEGKTAAYKVTDPEKLRAVASALGIPVEGRSDQEIVRDLAHVLAHEFGKPGEEPLKLLLALAPKRRKELWSKLGVMPRAIDREVNECMHRTHMGVDADPVNLLLHGVRTSLADGWSGSMMATFLSDILFGTPKPVKFAANLGVLREDAVNIIVHGHNPILSMKIAEVALSQEMQELAKKYGANGVNVAGICCTGNEVLMRLGVPAIGNLLLQELAIITGAVEAMVVDYQCVMPALASLAECYHTKLITTEPKAKIPGAVHIEFDPAKADEIAKRIVKLAIENYPNRKKERVHIPKEKMEAVAGFSVEAILKALGGSLEPLLNALKDGTIKGIVGIVGCNNPKVKQNYGHITLTEKLIANDILVVGTGCWAMAAAAHGLLKPEAAEKAGPGLRKICEALGIPPALHMGSCVDCSRILIALTAMAEALGVDISDLPVAGSAPEWYSEKAVAIGTYFVATGVFVHLGVVPPVLGSKKVTKLLTEDIEGVFGGKFYVEPDPVKAADTIIKVIMEKRKKLGWPT